Proteins from a genomic interval of Narcine bancroftii isolate sNarBan1 chromosome 12, sNarBan1.hap1, whole genome shotgun sequence:
- the LOC138747085 gene encoding ankyrin repeat domain-containing protein 61-like yields MEPLLWNRALTSMCECQAEFNDLHAKLYDAIMKDDQKQITSLLKLHPVNESITMWRNCALMLIYQIQGLSILPIHLAAVYRKVKSLECLIQHQADLEAKDARGRRPLHLILTHWPNIAQEWIIPKTKFERAMASMQNRAEACLRLLCQNGVDVNATVGAECRDTPLHLAVQQGAWPAVAVLARHGADLEAEDQHGMTPLHMASGLLDWRVAEELLGRGAWVDSRVPGSGCTPLQLAVGAASGKAGRLLGAGLNCVRALLAAGASVDACDWQGRSPAHEACFGGREDVVDLLLEHGANLGLRTELGKTPLALFLECRPNLQHRRLLAKLLSLSCPPRISGTSGELPGGLRGLESRRHLEFLQALCREPPSLLHLCRVAVRRAHPRSRAQQLLPAPLWRFVCGYQDYAKRLEEVEEGLDEQQEPRAQDRLDFSLDGLHL; encoded by the exons ATGGAACCGCTGCTGTGGAATCGGGCACTCACCAGCATGTGTGAATGCCAAGCTGAGTTCAATGATCTCCACGCCAAACTCTATGACGCTATAATGAAAGATGACCAAAAGCAGATTACAAGCTTACTGAAGCTGCATCCTGTCAACGAGTCCATAACCATGTGGAGAAACTGTGCCCTGATGCTCATCTATCAAATTCAG GGGTTGTCCATCCTTCCGATCCACTTAGCCGCAGTATATCGAAAGGTGAAGAGCTTGGAATGCTTGATTCAGCATCAGGCGGATCTGGAGGCAAA GGATGCCAGAGGTCGAAGGCCGCTGCACCTCATCCTCACCCACTGGCCGAACATTGCCCAGGAGTGGATCATCCCCAAGACCAAGTTCGAGAGGGCCATGGCATCCATGCAGAATCGGGCTGAGGCCTGCCTCCGCCTGCTCTGCCAGAATGGCGTGGATGTCAACGCCACAGTCGGTGCTGAATGTCGGGACACACCATTGCACTTGGCCGTTCAGCAGGGGGCCTGGCCGGCTGTGGCTGTGCTGGCTCGCCACGGGGCTGACCTGGAGGCTGAAGACCAGCACGGCATGACGCCACTGCACATGGCCAGCGGGCTGCTGGACTGGCGGGTTGCCGAGGAGCTGCTGGGCCGGGGGGCCTGGGTGGACTCGCGGGTGCCAGGCAGCGGCTGCACACCCCTCCAGCTGGCTGTAGGCGCTGCCTCGGGCAAGGCTGGCCGGCTTCTGGGAGCTGGGCTGAACTGCGTGCGGGCGCTGCTGGCGGCAGGAGCGTCTGTGGACGCCTGCGACTGGCAAGGCAGGTCACCAGCCCATGAGGCCTGCTTTGGCGGCCGGGAGGATGTGGTGGACTTGTTGCTGGAGCACGGGGCCAACCTGGGCCTACGCACTGAGCTGGGCAAGACCCCCCTTGCCCTCTTCCTGGAGTGCCGTCCCAACTTACAGCACCGCCGGTTGCTGGCCAAGCTGCTCAGCCTGTCCTGCCCGCCTCGCATCTCCGGCACCAGCGGAGAGCTACCCGGTGGCCTGCGAGGCTTGGAGTCCCGCCGGCACCTTGAGTTCCTGCAAGCCTTGTGCCGGGAGCCACCATCTCTGCTCCACCTCTGCCGGGTGGCAGTCCGCAGGGCCCATCCCCGCAGCCGAGCCCAGCAACTCCTGCCTGCCCCGCTCTGGCGCTTTGTCTGTGGGTACCAGGACTATGCCAAGCGGCtggaggaggtggaggaaggCCTGGACGAGCAGCAGGAACCCAGAGCCCAGGATAGACTCGATTTCAGCCTTGATGGCCTGCACCTCTGA